One Triticum dicoccoides isolate Atlit2015 ecotype Zavitan chromosome 5B, WEW_v2.0, whole genome shotgun sequence genomic window carries:
- the LOC119305470 gene encoding amino acid transporter ANT1-like produces the protein MADAKAAPLLAREDGGAAAEGSGCGGGATWAQTLGNVVVSIVGTGVLGLPYAFRAAGWLAGTLGVAAAGCATLYCMLLLVECRDKLEEEETEEPCDVLYTYGDLGQKCFGTIGRCSTEIFIFLSQAGGSVAYLIFIAQNLHSMLTQFMSPDGFIFAVLLPMQIALSFVRSLSSLSPFSIFADACNVLAMAIVIKEDIRLFDHPFADRSAFNGLWAIPFSFGVALFCFEGFSMTLALEASMAERKKFKWVLSQALVCIMFVYACFGVCGYLAYGEATKDIVTLNLPNSWSSSAVKIGLCIALAFTFPVMMHPIHEIVEARIRSSQCFQKFSQNVGGPNWLALHASRIMVVTILAVVASYVPAFGAFIAFVGSTVCALLAFVLPTAFHLSIVGSSMSLWRRLLDYGFLLFGLVFAVYGTFTAL, from the exons ATGGCGGACGCAAAGGCGGCGCCGCTGCTGGCGCGGGAGGACGGGGGCGCCGCCGCTGAGGGATCCGGGTGCGGCGGCGGAGCGACGTGGGCGCAGACGCTGGGAAACGTGGTGGTGTCCATCGTCGGCACGGGGGTGCTGGGCCTGCCCTACGCCTTCCGCGCCGCCGGCTGGCTCGCGGGAACCCTCGGAGTCGCCGCCGCCGGCTGCGCCACGCTCTACTGCATGCTCCTCCTC GTGGAGTGTAGAGATAAACTGGAAGAGGAAGAAACAGAAGAGCCATGTGATGTTCTCTACACATACGGGGATTTGGGTCAGAAGTGTTTTGGGACAATCGGTCGATGCTCGACAGAAATCTTCATCTTCCTTTCTCAAGCCGGCGGTTCTGTTGCTTACCTGATATTCATTGCTCAGAATCTCCACTCCATGCTTACCCAGTTCATGTCACCAGACGGCTTCATCTTTGCCGTCCTCCTGCCTATGCAAATTGCACTCTCCTTCGTTCGCTCGCTGTCCTCCCTTTCACCTTTCAGCATATTTGCAGATGCATGCAATGTCCTAGCGATGGCCATAGTTATTAAAGAGGACATACGGCTTTTCGACCATCCATTTGCTGATAGAAGTGCTTTTAATGGGCTTTGGGCGATACCTTTCTCTTTTGGGGTTGCACTTTTCTGCTTTGAAGGGTTCAGCATGACTCTGGCACTGGAAGCATCGATGGCGGAACGGAAAAAATTCAAATGGGTGCTTTCTCAAGCACTTGTATGTATCATGTTTGTGTATGCATGTTTTGGAGTGTGCGGATACTTGGCTTATGGTGAAGCCACCAAGGACATCGTAACACTTAATCTTCCCAACAGCTGGTCTTCTTCTGCAGTTAAG ATTGGCCTATGCATTGCACTAGCATTCACATTTCCGGTCATGATGCACCCGATCCATGAGATCGTTGAGGCGAGAATCAGATCGAGTCAGTGCTTTCAGAAGTTTTCACAGAATGTCGGTGGCCCCAATTGGTTAGCCTTGCACGCAAGCCGCATCATGGTGGTGACCATCCTTGCTGTGGTGGCATCGTACGTGCCTGCATTTGGGGCCTTCATCGCCTTCGTCGGGAGCACGGTGTGTGCTCTGCTCGCTTTCGTGCTGCCTACTGCCTTCCATCTCAGCATTGTGGGGTCTTCGATGAGCTTGTGGCGACGCCTGCTGGACTACGGTTTCCTTCTCTTTGGCCTTGTTTTTGCTGTCTATGGAACCTTCACTGCTCTCTAA